A region from the Melospiza georgiana isolate bMelGeo1 chromosome 10, bMelGeo1.pri, whole genome shotgun sequence genome encodes:
- the MAP6D1 gene encoding MAP6 domain-containing protein 1, which produces MAWPCISRVCCLARFWSQLDKSDLSVPLTIHNYSDIEEQEDGPPQRGGPPPRGSARPPAPVRRPRDPAAGKPSGRRKSRAAAAEEPFAAETQYRRDFRAWPLPRRDDFPWVSASSGGGGGRDGAAPQPAPGRAACALPGGGGRAAIDGPEQLRPRSQADGGHTTSYRQEYRPWTGAKPSKPIKSKQGFILPEDHFVQETSYKADFKIPEVKTRFSPNPSAVFQAPSRILNV; this is translated from the exons ATGGCCTGGCCCTGCATCAGCCGGGTGTGCTGCTTGGCCCGCTTCTGGAGCCAGCTGGACAAGTCCGACCTCTCCGTGCCGCTCACCATCCACAACTACTCGGACATCGAGGAGCAGGAGGACGGGCCGCCCCAGCGCGGCGGGCCCCCTCCGCGGGGCAGCGctcgcccgcccgccccggtgCGCCGCCCTCGGGACCCCGCCGCCGGGAAGCCGAGCGGCCGCAGGAAGAGCCGGGCGGCCGCCGCCGAAGAGCCCTTCGCGGCGGAGACCCAGTACCGGCGGGACTTCAGAGCGTGGCCCCTCCCGAGGAGGGACGACTTTCCCTGGGTCAGCGCCAgtagcggcggcggcggcgggagggacGGGGCCGCCCCCCAGCCCGCCCCGGGACGCGCCGCCTGCGCCctgcccggcggcggcgggagagCGGCGATCGACGGCCCCGAGCAGCTCCGGCCGCGCTCGCAGGCGGACGGCGGCCACACCACCTCCTACAG ACAAGAGTATCGCCCATGGACTGGAGCAAAACCATCCAAGCCTATAAAGTCAAAACAAGGTTTCATTCTCCCAGAAGACCATTTTGTTCAAGAGACAAGCTACAAGGCAGACTTTAAG ATCCCAGAGGTGAAGACCAGGTTCTCCCCCAACCcttctgctgttttccaggCGCCATCACGGATCCTCAACGTGTGA